The following are from one region of the Petrotoga sibirica DSM 13575 genome:
- a CDS encoding MogA/MoaB family molybdenum cofactor biosynthesis protein: protein MIKVAIITVNDKGSKGLRQDKSGELLMKMVEEEGWIKTLYLIIPDEKEEIEQKLKEIADNNIADLILTTGGTGFALRDVTPEATKNVIEKEVPGIPEKIRYATGVNAPMAYLSRGVCGIRKFTLIINFPGSTKAVKECFEAVKALIPHGINILKGDITEH, encoded by the coding sequence ATGATTAAAGTAGCAATAATAACTGTAAATGATAAAGGATCAAAGGGTTTAAGGCAAGACAAAAGTGGTGAATTACTAATGAAGATGGTTGAAGAAGAAGGTTGGATTAAAACTCTTTACCTTATAATACCAGATGAAAAAGAAGAAATAGAACAAAAATTAAAAGAAATAGCGGACAATAATATTGCAGACTTAATACTCACAACAGGAGGAACGGGTTTTGCTCTAAGAGACGTTACACCCGAAGCTACGAAAAACGTTATTGAAAAAGAGGTGCCGGGAATTCCAGAAAAAATCAGATATGCCACGGGGGTAAATGCCCCAATGGCATATCTTTCTAGAGGAGTTTGTGGTATTAGAAAATTTACTCTAATCATCAATTTTCCAGGTAGTACTAAGGCGGTTAAAGAATGTTTTGAAGCTGTTAAAGCTCTTATTCCTCATGGCATTAATATTTTGAAAGGCGACATCACAGAACATTAG
- a CDS encoding MOSC domain-containing protein, whose amino-acid sequence MLEKTMSREGKVVKVCKCEKREMLKKEQDKINNITNFGVEGDYHAGRSHRQVSLLGIESLEKIVKERNLNLKDGYCNFAQKITIKGIELYKYPVGTKFRVGESVLLEITEIGKAGEFNPDNIMLTEGIFAKVLEGGIVVPGDELTIVPE is encoded by the coding sequence ATGTTAGAGAAAACGATGAGTAGAGAAGGTAAAGTTGTCAAAGTTTGTAAATGTGAAAAAAGAGAGATGCTCAAAAAAGAACAAGATAAAATAAACAATATAACTAACTTTGGTGTAGAGGGTGATTATCATGCAGGAAGGAGTCATAGACAAGTTAGTTTGTTGGGTATAGAAAGCCTTGAAAAGATAGTAAAAGAAAGGAATTTAAATTTAAAAGATGGGTATTGCAACTTCGCACAGAAAATAACCATAAAAGGGATAGAATTGTATAAATATCCTGTGGGAACCAAATTTAGAGTAGGTGAGAGTGTCTTACTCGAAATTACCGAAATAGGGAAAGCAGGAGAATTCAATCCTGATAATATAATGCTCACAGAGGGGATCTTCGCCAAAGTTTTAGAAGGTGGAATCGTTGTTCCCGGTGATGAATTAACAATTGTACCAGAGTAG
- a CDS encoding HesA/MoeB/ThiF family protein: MELQRVGVKKIYLVDYDKVELSNLNRQVLYGMDSIGEYKVDQAKKTLESFNLPTIIETKVEKISKKSKIPKDVNVILDALDNFETRYILEKLAWESNIPYIHAGVNQWYGQLTTIIPGKTLTLKDIFGEVDKTKEKISIISPVVSIMASLQVIETIKVIIGKKDTLGNKLLLMDLKDYSIEIIKLQ, translated from the coding sequence TTGGAGTTACAAAGGGTTGGTGTAAAAAAAATATATTTGGTGGATTATGATAAGGTTGAGCTTTCTAATTTAAACCGTCAAGTATTATATGGCATGGATAGCATCGGCGAATACAAAGTCGATCAAGCTAAAAAAACTCTTGAATCTTTTAACTTACCAACGATAATAGAAACAAAGGTAGAAAAAATTTCAAAAAAGAGTAAAATACCAAAAGATGTGAACGTTATATTAGACGCTCTTGATAATTTCGAAACGAGATATATTCTTGAAAAACTTGCTTGGGAATCCAACATTCCTTATATACACGCAGGGGTTAATCAATGGTATGGTCAATTAACAACCATAATACCAGGTAAAACTTTGACTTTAAAGGATATATTTGGAGAGGTAGACAAAACAAAAGAAAAGATCTCTATTATCTCACCTGTGGTATCGATTATGGCATCTCTTCAAGTAATCGAGACAATTAAAGTAATAATTGGGAAAAAAGATACACTAGGCAACAAATTACTACTAATGGATTTAAAGGATTATTCCATAGAAATAATTAAACTTCAATGA
- a CDS encoding MoaD family protein, producing MKIKFFSLIKFDLKKDEVDYQLSGSKSVKEIIKLLDQEFANYFNRKLLKDGELKSGTIILLNGRNIRHLQGLDTLVENKDEITIFPPSGGGYGLRGKTKNVVHRRRGSKVKTSCCLFVELEVLEPIRRWSYKGLV from the coding sequence TTGAAAATAAAATTCTTTTCGCTTATAAAGTTTGACTTGAAAAAGGATGAAGTCGATTACCAATTATCAGGATCGAAATCCGTTAAAGAAATAATAAAATTATTGGATCAAGAATTCGCTAATTATTTTAATAGAAAACTACTAAAAGATGGAGAACTTAAAAGCGGTACGATTATATTATTAAATGGAAGAAATATTCGCCATTTACAAGGACTCGATACGTTGGTAGAAAATAAAGATGAAATAACAATTTTTCCACCTTCTGGAGGAGGATATGGATTACGTGGAAAGACAAAAAATGTTGTTCACAGAAGAAGAGGCTCTAAAGTTAAAACAAGCTGTTGTTTATTTGTGGAGCTGGAGGTCTTGGAACCCATCAGGCGTTGGAGTTACAAAGGGTTGGTGTAA
- a CDS encoding chemotaxis protein CheW: MPSELKIVTFNIGKERFGLDIMNVDAVIEYQETTKLPNASDYFEGVINYRNEEVLPIINLRRKFKLPDFEDKSFAKVIVLKIDQRRVGIMVDDVKNVRSIDPNLINEKPNIGGMRGADFISGIARLEDGMLVILDIDKLLTEEEKIAIDEVISN, translated from the coding sequence ATGCCATCTGAGTTAAAAATAGTCACATTCAACATTGGTAAAGAAAGGTTTGGTCTCGATATTATGAATGTGGATGCCGTAATTGAGTATCAAGAGACCACTAAATTACCAAATGCCTCTGACTATTTTGAAGGTGTAATAAATTATCGAAATGAAGAAGTTTTACCTATCATCAATCTGAGAAGAAAATTTAAATTGCCCGACTTTGAAGACAAATCTTTTGCCAAAGTAATAGTTTTGAAAATCGATCAAAGACGTGTTGGAATAATGGTTGACGATGTGAAAAACGTTAGAAGTATCGACCCAAATTTAATAAACGAAAAACCTAATATAGGTGGAATGCGTGGAGCTGATTTTATAAGCGGCATAGCACGTTTAGAAGATGGTATGTTAGTAATATTAGATATAGATAAACTGTTAACTGAAGAAGAAAAGATTGCTATAGACGAAGTTATAAGCAATTAG
- a CDS encoding cupin domain-containing protein, whose translation MDQKRAIIGKAKEVKPLIINNEMTKDVEKRILIGKSNYGAPNFVMRLFTVKPGGYSPRHSHRWEHEIFIVKGKAEVYDGEKYNIVEAGSFIFVPGGIEHQLKNAGDEELEFICVIPTSADEE comes from the coding sequence ATGGACCAAAAAAGAGCAATAATAGGTAAAGCAAAGGAAGTTAAACCTTTAATAATAAATAATGAAATGACTAAAGATGTTGAAAAAAGAATATTAATAGGGAAAAGTAACTATGGAGCTCCTAATTTTGTTATGAGGTTATTTACCGTTAAACCAGGTGGGTATTCTCCACGGCATTCTCATAGATGGGAACATGAGATATTTATAGTTAAAGGTAAGGCAGAGGTTTATGATGGAGAAAAATATAATATAGTAGAAGCTGGAAGTTTTATTTTCGTTCCCGGAGGTATAGAGCACCAATTAAAGAACGCAGGGGATGAAGAGCTAGAATTTATTTGTGTCATTCCAACCTCTGCGGATGAAGAATGA
- a CDS encoding carbon storage regulator: MLILSRKIGQSIVIQAGNRKIKLIMLEQNNGSIKIGFEAPKDIKIYREEMYEEIVKQNKAALESDVNRLGKIKTTIPKLVKKDKKQNT, encoded by the coding sequence TTGTTAATATTATCTAGAAAAATAGGCCAATCCATCGTAATACAAGCAGGAAATAGAAAAATAAAGCTTATTATGCTTGAACAAAATAATGGAAGTATAAAAATCGGTTTTGAGGCACCTAAAGATATAAAAATTTATCGTGAAGAAATGTATGAAGAAATCGTAAAGCAGAATAAAGCCGCATTGGAAAGCGATGTTAACAGGTTGGGAAAAATAAAAACCACTATCCCAAAACTAGTAAAAAAAGATAAAAAACAAAATACTTAG
- the fliW gene encoding flagellar assembly protein FliW, translating into MIKEYETKLGSVKIDTERTIIFEYGIPGFEDLKQFVLLEPEDTYPIMWLASLEEKNVAFPVTFPQLIRNDYQFTLPQDLTEYLELDKTEEAIILSILTIPEKEDEITINLAAPIIISQKNHKGVQYLIESEEYKIRHLLKEELERSKVILSAQKDGE; encoded by the coding sequence ATGATAAAAGAGTATGAAACGAAGTTAGGAAGTGTTAAAATAGATACTGAGAGAACGATAATTTTTGAGTATGGGATTCCTGGCTTTGAAGATCTTAAACAGTTTGTTTTACTAGAACCTGAAGATACATATCCCATCATGTGGTTAGCTTCACTAGAAGAAAAAAATGTAGCTTTTCCAGTTACTTTTCCTCAGCTTATAAGAAACGATTATCAGTTTACCCTTCCCCAAGATTTAACAGAATACTTGGAATTAGATAAGACAGAAGAAGCTATAATCTTAAGTATATTAACTATACCAGAAAAAGAAGATGAAATAACTATAAATTTAGCTGCCCCAATTATTATTTCGCAAAAAAATCATAAAGGTGTACAATATTTAATCGAAAGCGAAGAATACAAAATTAGACATCTTTTGAAGGAAGAATTGGAAAGAAGTAAGGTTATACTATCTGCTCAAAAAGATGGTGAATAG
- the flgL gene encoding flagellar hook-associated protein FlgL: MRITENLLSSRTLIDIQNVLRKYSDLNSQLTSGKKVRYPSDNASVATRISNLDSRLRKVERYKTNVETAQNYVNMYDTALQEVSSIYLRIKELAVRGANDTLSDDDRVAITEELNKINEQLVSIANTEISGNYVFGGAKNNQKVVEIDGEGNFKIILPPQANIRQKISIGGQDIEYGKTVYDVFVTDSGASVFGIVKRLSDAIKSGDNTSIQNELGNIEEIQGKSLKNLAEVGATQRVLEMTSNRMEVFNTFSTEFLSNEADADIAQVIMELATQQNVLQAALKAAGNIIPPTLADFL; the protein is encoded by the coding sequence ATGAGAATCACTGAGAATCTTTTAAGTAGTAGAACACTTATCGATATCCAAAATGTTTTAAGGAAATATAGTGATTTAAATTCTCAATTAACTTCTGGAAAGAAAGTTCGATACCCATCAGATAATGCATCTGTTGCTACAAGAATTTCAAATTTAGATAGTCGTTTGAGAAAAGTTGAACGTTACAAAACTAATGTGGAAACAGCCCAAAATTATGTGAATATGTATGATACAGCATTACAGGAAGTGAGCTCAATATATCTTAGAATTAAAGAGCTTGCTGTTAGAGGGGCAAACGATACATTAAGTGACGATGATAGAGTCGCTATAACAGAAGAACTCAACAAGATAAATGAACAACTAGTTTCTATAGCAAATACAGAAATTTCTGGAAACTATGTGTTTGGAGGAGCCAAAAACAATCAAAAAGTCGTGGAAATAGATGGCGAAGGTAATTTTAAAATAATATTACCTCCACAAGCAAATATTAGGCAAAAGATATCCATTGGAGGACAAGATATAGAATACGGTAAAACAGTTTATGATGTTTTTGTAACTGATAGTGGTGCCTCTGTTTTTGGTATAGTCAAAAGATTGTCAGATGCCATAAAATCGGGAGATAATACTTCAATTCAAAATGAGTTAGGAAATATCGAAGAAATACAAGGTAAATCGTTAAAGAATTTAGCTGAAGTTGGTGCTACTCAACGAGTTTTAGAAATGACTTCAAATAGAATGGAGGTCTTTAATACTTTTTCAACAGAATTTTTATCCAATGAAGCTGACGCTGATATCGCACAAGTTATAATGGAATTGGCAACTCAGCAAAATGTCTTACAAGCTGCTTTAAAAGCAGCTGGTAATATTATTCCTCCAACTTTGGCAGATTTTCTATAA
- the flgK gene encoding flagellar hook-associated protein FlgK: MTLNGLLNTGLLGVYTNKIAMSVVAHNISNSNTQGFSRQSPVIVTTNPINLTTIGSGGAALSFGTGSTVSDIQRVRDEFLDLQFRETSSRLNYWENIYSNVHYIEQLFGEPGETGLRNMYDSFWASIEELKTDPSNEAAKTQVVSRAEELVNTMKDINYRLEELKSDINSEIKIRIGEINGYLKRIADLNQKILTSSSISGSPNDLLDERDRLLDKLSELSNIRITSHSNGQISLSMGDKVVLNGSSYQEIKSLTIEGTKDEYYAYVGNNPLTFNDGKMSALFELRDEIIPSYQRQLDEFGLYLVDTTNLIYKEGWDSTGTITGANFFSDISTQRGFEDSRLFRIAGNSDVFHPDTNQYVTSHRIYYTDPSIDLNNFDIYSVDYYATSPSKYADNTLIKYDSTNKAIYFDDPSGFQDKLLVDIKGNFLREYGFSTKEIEAYKIDSAKVIPGKLEFEMSGETYTIEFSDATELVLNINSDSGGYLKAEEIDGFIYILPTTEIPNADLDTIVLNDVDGSLSQMEAQKVTLDALDTSQPTLNNLLGSNKIIEMSINGRKIEINPLKDTIYDLADKINATNTGVTASVTPHGSFVLRAGNLINFDLKNVTIKGPEKLFNALGFIEDGSNNIVTLISQDTSPEQIDEKFSKADLLRIDQGLGIVNQISVSSNLKENPSLLATDLGYYYDTNYSPTGAGNVSVWDEISKLYSDSLLDNGRVGFSNFLGNIVTDIGVKGETADKMRLNSEMLNSEISLEKERVMGVSIDEEMTNLVKYQQAFNASARVITAVNQMMETVINNLGVR; the protein is encoded by the coding sequence ATGACTTTGAATGGCCTATTGAACACTGGTTTGCTAGGGGTTTATACAAATAAAATCGCAATGAGCGTTGTTGCCCATAATATTTCTAATTCTAATACTCAGGGCTTTTCCAGGCAGAGTCCTGTTATTGTGACTACCAACCCTATTAATTTAACAACGATCGGAAGTGGAGGGGCAGCTTTATCTTTTGGAACTGGTTCTACGGTAAGCGATATTCAACGAGTGAGGGACGAATTTTTAGATTTGCAATTTCGGGAAACTTCTTCTCGTTTGAATTATTGGGAAAATATATATTCTAATGTGCATTATATTGAGCAATTATTTGGCGAGCCCGGTGAAACAGGTTTGAGAAATATGTATGATTCTTTCTGGGCATCAATCGAGGAGTTGAAAACTGATCCATCAAACGAAGCTGCTAAAACTCAGGTTGTATCTCGAGCAGAAGAGTTAGTAAACACTATGAAGGATATTAACTATAGGTTAGAAGAATTAAAAAGTGATATAAACAGTGAAATAAAAATCAGAATAGGCGAAATAAACGGTTATTTGAAAAGGATTGCCGATTTAAATCAAAAGATATTAACATCGAGCTCAATAAGTGGTTCTCCTAATGATTTGCTTGATGAAAGGGATAGATTGTTGGATAAACTCTCAGAACTTTCCAATATAAGAATAACAAGTCATTCAAATGGTCAAATTTCTTTGAGTATGGGGGATAAAGTAGTTTTAAATGGAAGTAGTTATCAAGAGATAAAATCTTTAACCATTGAAGGAACAAAAGATGAATATTACGCCTATGTAGGTAATAATCCACTGACTTTTAACGATGGGAAAATGTCAGCCCTTTTTGAATTGAGAGATGAAATCATCCCTTCTTATCAACGACAACTCGATGAGTTTGGTTTGTATTTAGTTGATACAACTAATCTTATTTATAAGGAGGGGTGGGATTCAACAGGAACTATAACAGGAGCCAACTTTTTCAGTGATATAAGTACCCAAAGAGGTTTTGAAGATTCAAGACTTTTCAGGATAGCAGGAAATTCAGACGTATTTCATCCAGACACAAATCAATACGTCACGAGTCATAGAATTTATTATACTGATCCTTCGATTGATTTAAATAATTTCGATATTTACTCAGTAGATTATTATGCAACTTCTCCTTCTAAATATGCCGATAATACCTTAATAAAATATGATTCAACAAATAAAGCTATTTATTTTGATGATCCTTCTGGTTTTCAAGATAAATTACTAGTTGATATAAAAGGAAATTTTCTCAGGGAATATGGTTTTTCAACAAAAGAAATTGAGGCATACAAAATAGATTCTGCAAAAGTTATACCTGGTAAACTTGAATTTGAAATGTCCGGTGAGACTTATACTATAGAGTTTTCCGATGCTACTGAATTAGTATTAAATATAAACAGTGATTCTGGAGGTTACTTGAAAGCAGAAGAAATTGATGGATTTATATACATACTTCCCACCACGGAAATTCCAAATGCAGACTTGGATACCATCGTTTTAAATGACGTAGACGGTTCTCTTTCACAAATGGAAGCACAAAAAGTTACACTGGATGCCTTAGATACATCCCAACCTACTTTGAATAATTTATTAGGTTCAAATAAAATAATAGAAATGAGTATAAATGGAAGAAAAATAGAGATCAACCCTCTTAAAGACACTATTTATGATTTGGCTGACAAAATCAACGCAACAAACACCGGGGTTACCGCTTCTGTTACTCCACATGGTTCATTTGTTTTGAGAGCTGGAAATTTAATCAATTTTGACTTAAAGAACGTTACTATAAAGGGGCCTGAGAAATTGTTCAATGCATTAGGATTTATTGAAGATGGTTCTAATAATATAGTTACTCTGATATCTCAAGATACAAGTCCAGAACAAATAGATGAAAAGTTTTCTAAGGCGGATCTTTTGAGAATAGATCAAGGGTTAGGGATAGTCAATCAAATTTCTGTATCGTCTAATTTAAAAGAGAATCCATCTTTACTTGCAACCGACTTGGGTTATTATTATGATACTAATTATTCTCCAACCGGGGCGGGAAACGTTAGTGTATGGGATGAGATATCAAAATTGTATAGTGATTCTTTATTAGATAATGGAAGGGTTGGTTTTTCAAACTTTTTGGGAAATATTGTTACCGATATAGGAGTTAAGGGTGAAACCGCTGATAAAATGAGGCTAAACAGTGAAATGTTGAATAGTGAAATCAGTCTTGAAAAAGAAAGAGTGATGGGGGTTTCTATCGATGAAGAGATGACTAACCTTGTCAAGTATCAGCAGGCTTTTAATGCTTCTGCCAGAGTTATTACAGCGGTAAATCAAATGATGGAGACGGTTATTAACAACTTAGGTGTACGATAA
- a CDS encoding flagellar biosynthesis anti-sigma factor FlgM gives MDINNINPAGGKNLDKINQKKLDKDFFKRQIKSKSLESANKITGESKKYIELSNKIPEIRRELVSKLKESIENGSYNINVDQIVNKMFE, from the coding sequence ATGGATATCAACAATATCAATCCTGCTGGCGGTAAGAATTTAGATAAAATAAATCAAAAAAAGCTTGATAAGGATTTTTTCAAGAGGCAGATAAAATCAAAAAGCCTAGAAAGTGCTAATAAGATTACAGGAGAATCAAAGAAGTATATAGAACTATCAAATAAGATACCAGAAATTCGGCGAGAGCTTGTATCGAAACTGAAGGAATCTATTGAAAACGGCTCTTACAATATCAATGTAGACCAAATTGTAAATAAAATGTTTGAGTAA
- a CDS encoding peroxiredoxin, with the protein MEGRIPLIGEKFPEMKVLTTDGVKELPKDYKGKWLVLFSHPGDFTPVCTTEFVEFAKKHEDFKKINTELLGLSVDAVYSHIKWMEWIKDNLGVEITFPIIADTMGRVASRLGMVDPEKGSATVRAVFILDPEGTIRLIMYYPSEVGRYINEIYRAVRALQLSDKNKVVTPANWPDNSILGSKVIIPPASTYAEAMKRKTSAEEGYDWWLKIKEVKE; encoded by the coding sequence ATGGAAGGAAGAATTCCTTTAATTGGAGAAAAGTTTCCTGAGATGAAAGTATTAACAACGGACGGTGTAAAAGAACTACCGAAAGATTACAAAGGAAAATGGTTGGTACTCTTCAGCCATCCAGGGGATTTTACACCCGTATGTACAACAGAATTTGTTGAATTTGCAAAAAAGCATGAAGATTTCAAAAAGATAAACACTGAACTTTTAGGGCTTTCAGTTGATGCTGTTTATTCACACATCAAATGGATGGAATGGATCAAAGATAACCTTGGTGTGGAAATTACTTTCCCAATAATAGCTGATACAATGGGAAGGGTAGCCTCAAGATTGGGAATGGTAGACCCAGAAAAAGGTTCTGCAACTGTTAGAGCGGTTTTCATTTTAGATCCTGAAGGAACTATTAGACTAATCATGTACTATCCTTCAGAAGTAGGAAGATACATCAATGAAATATACAGAGCTGTAAGGGCTCTACAATTGTCAGACAAAAACAAGGTAGTAACCCCAGCCAATTGGCCTGACAACTCAATACTTGGAAGTAAGGTAATAATTCCACCAGCATCAACTTATGCTGAAGCAATGAAGAGAAAAACATCAGCCGAAGAAGGATACGATTGGTGGCTAAAGATTAAGGAAGTTAAAGAATAA
- a CDS encoding M24 family metallopeptidase, producing MRKDRIEKLLNKMVKNNFHQAIISSPPSLYYFLQEWFEPGERLLALYVNTSGEVKLLVNELFTVNTVDEVNLIKYSDSEDPIKMLSSLIEKDKPLGIDERWDAGFLLDLMENTKDLSLKHLSPIISELRMVKEAEEISLMRSSSLLNDTAMEKVIDLVSEMLPEKYLAKAIKNIFEKEGADGVSFEPIVGYGQNTSNPHHMPTNAKLKDGDVVLIDMGCIKNHYCSDMTRTVFFGKPIEPIKNIYQIVLEANLKATEKIKPGLKASEIDSTTRSYIESKGYGKYFTHRTGHGVGIEVHEKPYISSNSEEILIPGMIFSIEPGVYLPGVGGVRIEDLVLVTDDGCEVLNKYPKDFLVI from the coding sequence TTGCGTAAAGATAGGATAGAAAAACTTCTCAATAAGATGGTAAAAAATAATTTTCATCAAGCAATAATATCCTCACCACCTTCTCTTTACTATTTTTTACAAGAGTGGTTTGAACCCGGAGAAAGGTTGTTGGCATTATATGTAAATACTTCTGGCGAGGTTAAGTTGCTAGTCAATGAATTGTTCACGGTAAATACCGTTGATGAAGTAAATTTGATTAAATATTCTGATTCTGAAGATCCTATTAAGATGTTATCTTCTCTCATTGAAAAAGATAAACCATTAGGTATAGATGAAAGATGGGATGCTGGCTTTCTTTTGGATTTAATGGAAAATACTAAAGATTTATCCTTAAAACATCTTTCCCCAATAATCAGTGAATTAAGGATGGTAAAAGAAGCTGAAGAAATATCGTTAATGAGGTCCTCCTCTTTATTAAATGACACTGCTATGGAAAAGGTTATAGATCTTGTATCGGAGATGCTTCCAGAAAAATACTTAGCCAAAGCCATCAAAAATATCTTCGAAAAAGAAGGGGCCGATGGTGTTTCTTTTGAGCCTATAGTTGGATACGGCCAGAATACTTCTAATCCTCATCATATGCCCACTAATGCAAAGTTAAAAGATGGGGATGTTGTATTGATAGATATGGGTTGCATAAAAAATCATTATTGTTCAGATATGACAAGGACCGTCTTTTTTGGCAAACCTATTGAACCCATCAAAAACATCTATCAAATAGTATTAGAAGCCAATTTGAAAGCTACTGAAAAAATAAAGCCTGGTCTTAAGGCTTCTGAGATTGATTCCACTACGCGTAGTTATATAGAAAGCAAAGGATATGGCAAGTACTTCACCCATCGAACTGGACATGGTGTAGGGATAGAGGTTCATGAAAAACCTTACATATCTTCAAATAGCGAAGAAATTCTAATACCTGGTATGATCTTTTCAATAGAACCAGGAGTTTATTTACCAGGTGTTGGCGGGGTAAGGATAGAAGACCTGGTTTTGGTGACTGATGATGGTTGTGAAGTATTAAACAAGTATCCAAAAGATTTTTTGGTAATTTAA
- a CDS encoding cyclodeaminase/cyclohydrolase family protein, which translates to MYKDMTFEEILNKISSTDPASAGETVTALVGALASALGYMVANYTISNGNDKDYENTLEVALENLIDIKEKLMEYAEEASKYAERIKNVKEGKDKDNFLTAAAFFSFNVAKSCYNILKNCFTLYKYGSPVLKPESKITCYLAWAALNSAIISVEANLEKIKEAEVRKNLLNDIIEFKNEADSLLKELKEEIKG; encoded by the coding sequence ATGTATAAAGATATGACTTTTGAGGAAATTTTAAATAAAATTTCATCCACAGATCCAGCTTCTGCTGGAGAAACTGTAACAGCTTTAGTAGGCGCTTTAGCGTCTGCACTGGGTTACATGGTGGCAAATTATACAATCTCCAATGGAAATGACAAAGATTATGAAAATACTCTAGAAGTAGCCTTAGAAAATCTTATAGATATCAAAGAAAAATTAATGGAATACGCCGAGGAAGCTTCTAAATATGCAGAAAGAATCAAGAATGTCAAGGAAGGAAAAGATAAGGACAATTTTTTAACAGCTGCCGCTTTTTTTTCTTTCAACGTAGCTAAATCTTGTTATAACATCCTAAAAAATTGCTTTACCCTTTACAAATATGGTAGCCCCGTCTTAAAACCCGAATCAAAAATTACTTGTTATTTAGCTTGGGCCGCTTTGAATTCGGCTATTATTTCTGTTGAAGCTAATTTAGAAAAAATAAAAGAGGCAGAAGTAAGAAAAAACCTTTTAAATGATATAATAGAGTTTAAAAATGAAGCAGATTCCTTGCTAAAAGAGTTGAAGGAGGAAATAAAAGGTTAA